The Brevibacillus brevis genome contains a region encoding:
- a CDS encoding M24 family metallopeptidase — translation MQERLEKLHAYMESRKLDVLFITHPKNVYYFTGFLTEPHERFMSLVLVRGESPFLFVPLLDGEKAREACPAIMIYTHDDSQNALTVLQHLLPTPLSHIGVEKNHLTAKTYEALVSMVHATEAVDVGELLCSIRVAKDESEIATIKRAIWVMEESLRRTLPLISVGITELDVVAELEYQMKKLKAHGPSFSTIVLAGEKAALPHGDPGDRLIAAGEVLLIDAGVYVDGYVSDLTRTFAVRQLSTELLDMYDTVLQANLAGIKAVRPGTPIADVDLAARAVIADRGYGEFFINRVGHGIGLELHEAPYVHSQAEGELIPGMVFTIEPGIYNTQIGGIRIEDNVLVTKDGVEVLTSFPKELQIIG, via the coding sequence ATGCAAGAAAGACTGGAAAAACTGCACGCGTATATGGAAAGCAGGAAACTGGACGTATTGTTTATTACGCATCCCAAAAACGTGTACTATTTTACCGGATTTTTGACAGAGCCACATGAACGTTTTATGAGCCTCGTCTTAGTGAGAGGCGAATCCCCCTTCCTCTTCGTTCCTCTGCTGGACGGTGAAAAAGCCCGGGAGGCTTGTCCTGCCATTATGATTTACACGCATGACGATTCACAGAATGCACTAACCGTGCTTCAGCATCTGCTGCCGACTCCCCTCTCTCACATTGGTGTGGAGAAGAACCATTTGACAGCAAAAACATATGAGGCACTCGTATCGATGGTGCACGCTACAGAAGCAGTGGATGTCGGAGAATTGCTGTGCAGTATACGCGTGGCTAAGGATGAATCTGAAATCGCTACGATCAAACGTGCTATTTGGGTGATGGAGGAATCCCTGCGCCGTACGCTCCCTCTGATATCCGTAGGGATAACGGAACTGGACGTCGTCGCAGAGCTGGAATACCAGATGAAGAAGCTAAAAGCCCACGGCCCTTCCTTTTCAACGATTGTACTGGCTGGAGAAAAAGCAGCACTGCCCCATGGTGACCCAGGGGATCGGCTGATTGCGGCAGGAGAAGTTTTGTTGATTGACGCAGGGGTGTATGTCGATGGGTATGTATCGGACCTGACTCGTACTTTTGCAGTTAGGCAACTGAGTACAGAATTGCTTGACATGTACGATACGGTCTTGCAAGCGAATCTGGCCGGGATAAAAGCCGTTCGACCAGGCACTCCGATTGCAGATGTTGACCTAGCTGCACGAGCTGTCATTGCGGACCGGGGCTATGGAGAATTTTTTATCAATCGTGTCGGGCACGGAATCGGATTGGAGCTTCATGAGGCCCCGTACGTTCATAGCCAGGCAGAAGGAGAACTCATCCCAGGCATGGTCTTCACGATTGAACCGGGCATTTATAACACGCAGATCGGTGGCATCCGCATTGAAGACAACGTGCTCGTCACGAAGGATGGCGTAGAGGTATTGACGTCTTTTCCCAAAGAGTTGCAAATCATCGGATAA
- a CDS encoding GNAT family N-acetyltransferase: MKVLETDRLILRWQTAEDADFVLKLMNEPSWIRFIGDRGLRTTEDARNYILNGAVAMYESLGFGLYLVALKEGNVPIGLCGLIKRDSLEDVDIGFAYLPAYWGKGYAYEAASAVLAHGKEVVGLKRIVAITNPDNATSANLLKKIGLQEKGMITLPNDTAEVKVFAIEF, translated from the coding sequence TTGAAAGTGCTGGAAACAGATCGTCTCATCCTCCGCTGGCAAACTGCGGAAGACGCTGATTTTGTCTTGAAACTGATGAATGAGCCTTCTTGGATTCGATTTATTGGCGATCGTGGTCTTCGTACGACGGAAGACGCCCGCAACTATATTTTGAATGGTGCTGTCGCGATGTACGAGAGTCTTGGCTTTGGTCTGTATTTGGTAGCATTAAAGGAAGGCAATGTTCCGATCGGCTTATGTGGACTGATCAAGAGAGATTCGTTGGAAGATGTCGATATCGGCTTCGCCTATCTGCCCGCATATTGGGGCAAAGGCTACGCGTATGAGGCAGCCTCTGCCGTTCTTGCCCACGGAAAAGAAGTTGTTGGTTTAAAGCGCATCGTAGCAATCACCAACCCCGATAATGCAACATCTGCCAATCTTCTAAAGAAAATTGGCCTGCAAGAAAAAGGGATGATTACCCTTCCAAATGATACGGCGGAGGTCAAGGTTTTTGCCATCGAGTTCTAG
- a CDS encoding histidine phosphatase family protein — protein MQILLIRHGQSEADILNVHEGKADFPLTEEGREQARRMAVRVLEQFPPDFIWASTLKRASETASILAETVDCPVQYIPELQEHNNGDLAGKPLEEVPFPWGILPHEKLGGDGESKIEFRARGEQIYSAIRHHSTSYKRIAIVSHGGMISRIIESFLQLPVLHDIYFGTGDTGIHLLEYNEYGRLIHFTNSTTHLDSMD, from the coding sequence ATGCAAATTTTGTTGATTCGGCATGGACAGTCTGAAGCCGATATTTTGAATGTACATGAAGGCAAGGCAGATTTTCCTTTGACAGAAGAAGGGCGTGAACAGGCACGGCGCATGGCAGTGCGCGTTTTGGAGCAGTTTCCTCCCGACTTTATTTGGGCCAGCACACTCAAGCGAGCCAGTGAGACCGCTTCTATTTTGGCTGAGACAGTGGATTGTCCCGTTCAGTACATACCCGAGCTGCAAGAGCACAATAATGGAGACCTGGCAGGCAAGCCCTTAGAGGAAGTCCCGTTTCCATGGGGAATCTTGCCGCACGAAAAGCTGGGCGGAGATGGCGAGAGCAAGATCGAATTCCGCGCACGCGGGGAGCAAATCTATTCTGCAATCAGACATCACAGTACTTCCTATAAAAGAATTGCGATTGTTTCCCACGGCGGCATGATCTCCAGAATCATCGAAAGCTTCTTGCAACTGCCTGTCTTGCACGACATTTACTTTGGCACAGGCGACACAGGTATCCACTTGTTGGAGTATAACGAATACGGACGTCTGATCCATTTCACGAATTCCACGACTCATTTGGACAGCATGGACTAG
- a CDS encoding peptide chain release factor 3: MSQSNPQWENEIAKRRTFAIISHPDAGKTTMTEKLLYYGGAIREAGMVKGRKNSKHATSDWMEIEKKRGISVTSSAMDFEYNGHHINILDTPGHQDFSEDTYRTLTAADAAVMIIDVAKGVEAQTIKLFKVCRMRGIPIFTFVNKLDRHGKDPFELLEEIERVLGIRSYPMNWPIGMGSYFSGVFDRMKSRVELYQSNTQHEEISFFPVEGAEDPLIGDRVGQDLWQQLQDEISLLDVAGDEYDPELINKGQLTPVFFGSAINNFGVQTFLDNFLQMAPAPSAKKSTEGLIDPYSNAFSGFIFKIQANMNPAHRDRIAFLRICSGKFERGMSVKHVRLGKDIKLAQPVQFMAQDREIVDESFAGDVIGLFDPGIFQIGDTLCVGKSFEYEEMPHFSPEFFSKVMVKDAMKHKQFQKGIMQLTEEGTVQLFRTHPMEELILGVVGVLQFEVLEYRLKAEYGVDIMLTRMPYQIARWLEGEKADLDAVKNRTVSDRYGRPVMLFESEYQLRVAMDKYSNIKFHESSLGLKTVHS; the protein is encoded by the coding sequence ATGAGTCAATCCAATCCCCAATGGGAAAATGAGATAGCAAAACGCCGTACCTTCGCCATCATCTCCCACCCGGATGCGGGTAAAACGACAATGACGGAAAAGCTGCTCTACTACGGCGGAGCCATCCGTGAAGCAGGGATGGTCAAAGGGCGCAAAAATTCAAAGCATGCCACCTCTGACTGGATGGAGATCGAGAAAAAGCGTGGAATCTCCGTTACGTCCAGTGCAATGGATTTCGAATACAACGGACATCACATCAACATTTTGGATACACCTGGTCACCAGGACTTCAGTGAAGATACGTATCGTACGCTGACGGCTGCTGATGCTGCTGTGATGATTATCGACGTAGCAAAAGGGGTAGAGGCACAGACGATCAAGCTGTTCAAGGTCTGTCGGATGCGGGGTATTCCGATCTTTACGTTCGTGAACAAGCTGGACCGTCACGGTAAAGATCCATTCGAGCTCTTGGAAGAAATTGAGCGCGTACTGGGTATTCGTTCTTATCCGATGAACTGGCCGATTGGGATGGGCAGTTATTTCAGCGGCGTATTTGACCGCATGAAGTCTCGTGTCGAGCTGTATCAAAGCAATACACAGCACGAGGAAATTTCCTTTTTCCCTGTAGAGGGAGCAGAAGATCCATTGATCGGTGATCGTGTCGGTCAAGACCTGTGGCAGCAATTGCAGGACGAAATCTCCCTGCTGGATGTTGCGGGAGATGAATACGATCCGGAACTGATCAACAAAGGACAACTGACGCCTGTTTTCTTCGGTAGTGCCATCAATAACTTCGGTGTACAAACATTCCTGGACAACTTCCTGCAAATGGCGCCAGCACCTTCTGCGAAGAAGAGTACAGAAGGCTTGATCGATCCATATTCGAACGCGTTCTCCGGCTTCATCTTCAAAATCCAGGCCAATATGAATCCAGCTCACCGAGATCGCATCGCTTTCTTGCGTATTTGCTCCGGCAAGTTTGAGCGGGGAATGTCAGTCAAGCACGTCCGTCTTGGCAAAGACATCAAATTGGCGCAGCCGGTACAGTTTATGGCACAGGATCGCGAAATAGTCGACGAATCGTTCGCGGGAGATGTCATCGGTCTTTTCGACCCGGGCATTTTCCAGATCGGCGATACGCTCTGTGTCGGAAAATCGTTTGAGTACGAAGAAATGCCGCACTTCTCGCCGGAGTTTTTCTCCAAGGTGATGGTGAAGGACGCGATGAAGCACAAGCAATTCCAAAAAGGGATCATGCAATTGACCGAGGAAGGAACGGTACAGTTGTTCCGCACCCATCCGATGGAAGAGCTGATTCTTGGCGTGGTAGGTGTGCTGCAGTTCGAGGTACTGGAATACCGATTGAAAGCCGAGTACGGGGTAGACATCATGCTGACGCGTATGCCGTATCAAATCGCTCGCTGGCTCGAAGGGGAGAAAGCAGACCTCGATGCTGTGAAGAACCGAACCGTTTCCGACCGTTATGGCCGTCCGGTTATGTTGTTTGAGAGCGAGTACCAGCTGCGTGTCGCGATGGATAAGTACTCGAATATCAAGTTCCACGAGAGTTCTCTCGGTTTGAAAACAGTTCATTCTTAA
- a CDS encoding carboxypeptidase M32, which yields MSTTVETRAAEFRDYVKKITSYTQALNVLYWDKATQAPRNGMDARSEIIGTLAGEQFKLATSKEMEALLTELSEPSVLETLDEITRHSVLECKKEFDRNKKIPADRHQEYVVLTAKAETVWEEARANNDFSMFQPYLEKIVNFQLEFIEYWGHDGKNKYNTLLDMYEPGMTVDQLDPIFATLREKTVKLVKAISDSPNKPDTSFLTKNFPVADQEAFSRYILEKIGYDFKSGRMDRSAHPFCTTFNPGDVRITTRYAENDFNSALFSCIHEAGHAMYEQNINPDLLFTPLCDGTSMGIHESQSRYWENMVGRSLPFWNHFFADLQKAFPTQFEGVSVEDLHRAVNAVTPSFIRTEADELTYNLHVMIRYEIEKGLINQTIQVADLPKIWNEKMKEYLGVEPPTDALGVLQDVHWSGGMIGYFPTYSLGNVYAAQFVHVMESEIDGYEELIAKGDFAPIREWLKEKIHQYGKMKSPRELVQAITGEGTNATYLMNYLEKKYTDVYKL from the coding sequence ATGTCAACGACTGTTGAAACACGTGCGGCCGAATTCCGGGACTATGTGAAGAAAATAACCAGCTACACGCAAGCACTGAACGTTCTTTATTGGGACAAGGCCACACAAGCGCCTCGCAATGGGATGGATGCCCGTTCCGAAATCATCGGGACATTGGCTGGCGAGCAATTCAAGCTGGCGACGTCTAAAGAAATGGAAGCGCTTTTGACGGAGCTGAGTGAGCCATCTGTTCTCGAAACATTGGATGAAATTACCCGTCACAGTGTGCTGGAATGCAAAAAGGAATTTGACCGCAACAAGAAAATTCCTGCTGACAGGCATCAGGAGTACGTCGTATTGACCGCCAAGGCAGAAACGGTGTGGGAAGAAGCTCGTGCCAACAACGACTTTTCCATGTTCCAGCCGTATCTGGAGAAAATCGTGAACTTCCAGCTCGAGTTCATCGAATATTGGGGACATGATGGCAAAAACAAGTATAACACCCTCTTGGACATGTATGAGCCTGGCATGACTGTCGATCAGCTCGATCCGATCTTCGCCACCTTACGTGAGAAAACCGTCAAGCTGGTAAAAGCGATCTCCGACTCCCCGAACAAGCCAGACACATCATTCTTGACGAAAAACTTCCCTGTGGCCGACCAGGAAGCTTTCAGCCGTTATATTCTCGAGAAAATCGGGTACGACTTCAAATCTGGCCGCATGGATCGCAGTGCGCATCCGTTCTGCACCACCTTCAACCCTGGTGATGTCCGCATTACGACGCGCTACGCTGAAAATGATTTCAATTCTGCGCTCTTCAGTTGTATTCACGAGGCTGGCCATGCGATGTACGAGCAGAACATCAATCCAGACCTGCTGTTCACACCACTGTGCGATGGTACCTCCATGGGGATTCACGAATCTCAATCCCGCTACTGGGAAAACATGGTCGGACGCAGTCTGCCGTTCTGGAATCACTTTTTCGCTGACTTGCAAAAAGCGTTTCCTACCCAGTTTGAAGGCGTGTCTGTCGAAGACCTGCATCGTGCGGTTAACGCTGTTACTCCTTCCTTTATCCGGACAGAAGCAGATGAGTTGACGTACAACCTGCATGTCATGATCCGCTACGAAATCGAGAAAGGCTTGATCAATCAAACGATTCAAGTGGCTGATCTGCCAAAAATCTGGAACGAAAAAATGAAAGAATACCTGGGTGTCGAGCCTCCAACAGATGCATTGGGTGTGCTTCAGGATGTACACTGGTCAGGCGGAATGATCGGGTACTTCCCGACTTACTCGCTGGGTAATGTGTATGCGGCACAATTCGTACACGTTATGGAGAGTGAGATCGACGGCTACGAAGAACTGATCGCAAAAGGCGATTTCGCACCGATCCGTGAATGGCTCAAGGAAAAAATCCATCAATACGGCAAAATGAAAAGTCCTCGTGAACTCGTTCAAGCAATTACTGGCGAAGGCACAAATGCGACTTACTTGATGAATTATCTTGAGAAAAAATATACAGACGTATACAAGCTGTAA
- a CDS encoding 3-ketoacyl-ACP reductase, producing MAIDLKGKTAIITGAGKGIGRATAIALAKEGVNLGLLARSEENLKQVAKEVEAYGVKVAIATADVSSYDDVTTAVTSIKNELGQIDILLNNAGVAKFGKFLELETSEWEQIIQVNLMGVYYVTRAVLPGMIDQNSGDIINISSTAGQKGAPVTSAYSASKFGVLGLTESLALEVRKHNIRVTALTPSTVATDMAIDLGLTDGNPEKTMQPEDIAEFVVSQLKLNKRIFVKSAGLWSTNP from the coding sequence TTGGCTATCGATCTAAAAGGAAAAACCGCAATCATTACAGGAGCAGGTAAAGGCATTGGTCGCGCTACTGCAATTGCTTTGGCAAAAGAAGGCGTGAATCTCGGCCTCTTGGCTCGCTCTGAGGAAAATTTGAAGCAAGTAGCCAAGGAAGTAGAAGCATACGGCGTGAAGGTTGCGATTGCGACAGCAGACGTCTCCAGCTATGATGATGTCACGACAGCCGTTACCTCTATCAAAAACGAACTGGGTCAAATTGATATCCTGCTCAACAATGCAGGCGTCGCTAAATTCGGCAAGTTCCTGGAGCTTGAAACAAGCGAATGGGAGCAAATCATCCAAGTCAATCTAATGGGCGTATACTACGTGACTCGCGCTGTACTCCCGGGCATGATTGACCAAAACTCCGGTGACATTATCAACATCTCCTCCACTGCTGGGCAAAAAGGAGCTCCTGTCACCAGCGCGTACAGTGCGTCCAAGTTTGGTGTTCTTGGTCTGACTGAATCGTTGGCTCTCGAAGTGCGCAAACACAACATTCGCGTAACGGCGCTTACGCCTAGCACAGTAGCAACCGATATGGCAATTGACTTGGGTCTGACCGACGGAAATCCTGAAAAGACTATGCAGCCTGAGGATATTGCTGAGTTCGTAGTTAGTCAGCTGAAGCTGAACAAACGCATTTTTGTGAAATCCGCTGGACTGTGGTCCACCAATCCATAG
- a CDS encoding mismatch-specific DNA-glycosylase: MVEFTEKWLPTYIRRDLAVLFCGINPGRISATTGFHYANPANLFWRGLYEGGLTPHKLLPEETATLLDYNYGITDLVSRPTRSATDLRNEDYAAGAELFVQMIQTYRPRVICFNGITAFRHATGQKKEAISLGLQPIRYFGTEDWSGSYVFVIPSTSGANASFTREERIAKFTELSHFLREMNWHPLSPPAK, encoded by the coding sequence TTGGTCGAGTTCACAGAAAAATGGTTGCCCACATACATTCGCCGCGATTTAGCGGTCTTATTTTGCGGTATCAATCCAGGACGTATATCGGCTACGACGGGTTTTCACTATGCCAATCCAGCCAACCTGTTCTGGCGCGGATTGTACGAAGGCGGCCTGACACCTCACAAGCTCTTGCCCGAGGAGACCGCTACTCTCTTGGACTACAACTATGGCATTACCGATCTGGTCTCACGCCCTACCCGATCCGCAACAGACCTGCGTAACGAGGATTATGCCGCAGGGGCAGAGCTGTTCGTCCAAATGATCCAGACCTACCGGCCTCGTGTCATTTGTTTTAACGGAATTACTGCTTTTCGTCACGCAACCGGACAAAAAAAAGAGGCAATTTCACTGGGGCTGCAGCCAATCAGGTACTTTGGGACAGAAGATTGGTCTGGCAGCTATGTATTCGTCATCCCGTCTACCAGTGGGGCTAACGCATCATTTACACGTGAGGAACGGATTGCCAAATTTACTGAGCTAAGTCATTTTTTACGCGAGATGAATTGGCACCCTCTTTCCCCCCCTGCTAAGTAG
- a CDS encoding phosphotransferase — protein MDDLIKKIQHKYDMTVLHHKTIRDTSKSLVIYLETTNGKFIGKSFPLQKERLHFILNAEAHLRKNGVLIPDIQRTKNQKRYITHKDNLYVLHQRLSWSNIAYNSPIRMERVGMVLGKFHARSLGFSSKHGNLYNGAEKWSLEYKTDLAALEKWELRHAGKNNQKYATIAEYLPFFKQAGLTAKKHLISSPYFSKWKREPLTNHFLCHGDFNNGNLLVSNQRIAIIDWEDVRYDFPSKDIARVLSLAMRKSNQWNEELFSHILRGYLQENPLSIEQLHLLFVDLAFPHIIERFLRKKLYAQMNLAEIQQFCNREALKTAFMLDEVKAHVY, from the coding sequence GTGGACGACCTCATCAAAAAAATCCAGCACAAATACGACATGACTGTTCTGCATCACAAAACCATTCGCGATACATCCAAATCACTCGTCATTTACTTGGAAACAACCAATGGCAAATTCATCGGAAAATCTTTCCCTCTGCAAAAGGAACGTTTACATTTCATTCTGAATGCAGAAGCGCATTTGCGCAAAAACGGCGTACTCATCCCCGACATTCAACGTACCAAAAATCAAAAGCGCTACATAACTCATAAAGATAATCTTTACGTTCTCCACCAAAGATTATCCTGGTCAAATATTGCTTATAATTCTCCTATTCGAATGGAACGGGTCGGCATGGTTTTAGGTAAATTTCATGCGAGGTCGCTCGGTTTTTCCTCCAAGCATGGCAACCTTTACAATGGCGCAGAAAAATGGTCCCTGGAGTACAAGACAGATTTAGCTGCCCTTGAGAAGTGGGAACTTCGACACGCCGGGAAGAATAATCAAAAATACGCTACTATCGCGGAATACCTTCCTTTTTTTAAACAAGCAGGGCTGACAGCCAAGAAACATTTGATATCCTCTCCATACTTCTCGAAATGGAAAAGGGAACCACTGACCAACCACTTTCTCTGTCACGGAGATTTTAACAATGGGAATTTGCTCGTCAGTAATCAAAGAATTGCGATCATTGACTGGGAGGACGTTCGTTACGATTTTCCGTCCAAAGACATTGCCCGTGTTCTATCGCTTGCTATGCGAAAAAGCAACCAGTGGAACGAGGAATTGTTTTCTCATATATTGCGTGGCTATCTCCAAGAAAATCCCCTATCGATTGAGCAACTGCATTTGCTCTTTGTCGATCTCGCTTTCCCGCATATCATTGAACGTTTTTTACGCAAGAAGCTGTATGCCCAGATGAACCTTGCTGAGATTCAACAGTTTTGCAATAGGGAAGCCCTCAAAACCGCCTTTATGTTAGACGAAGTGAAGGCCCATGTATATTAG
- a CDS encoding bifunctional homocysteine S-methyltransferase/methylenetetrahydrofolate reductase, with protein sequence MTTRKKDLRAYLKDHLLVGDGAMATQLHGLGVPVGVSFEELCLSNPRLVHEVHTSYYQAGARFLETNTYSANRDALSRYGLEHKVARINRLAVAIAREAAQDDAYVAGSIGSILAGRVKKKVLDEYRDQYEEQAIALLHAGVDGLILETFLDLEELLLAIEVIRPLTDVPVIAQLATLEVGRTRDGYALTDAFSELKAAGADVIGLNCRLGPAELLRSFENTVIPEDALLSVFPNAGRLGMTDGEYAFKSSPEYFGQSALRLREQGVRLIGGCCGTTPAHVKAIADALESLEPQVRVNPTIVAGDRPSISVQNTREREKPSIVERVKTATTIIVEFDPPRDLDADQFLHGCCELHKAGADAITLADNSLATVRMSNMALGALMKSRHGIDPLLHIACRDRNLIGQQSHLMGLHALGIDQILVITGDPSRFGDLPGASSVFDVTSFDLIRMVKQLNEGVSFSGRPLKQKAQFIVGAAFNPNVRNMDAAVARLEKKVEAGADYIMTQPVYDAESIRNVYEATKHIGIPVFIGIMPLTSSRNAEFLHNEVPGIKLSTEALERMKKVQGEAARQEGIAIAKELVDTAVRYFNGIYLITPFNYYEMAAELIQYTRQQSSLVKMAQT encoded by the coding sequence TTGACGACGAGAAAGAAAGATTTACGAGCCTATTTGAAAGACCACCTGCTTGTCGGAGATGGTGCAATGGCGACCCAGCTGCACGGGCTGGGCGTCCCGGTTGGCGTCAGCTTTGAGGAGCTGTGTTTATCCAACCCTCGTTTGGTGCATGAAGTTCATACCTCTTACTATCAGGCCGGTGCACGTTTCCTGGAGACCAATACGTATTCTGCCAACCGAGATGCGTTGAGTCGTTACGGTCTGGAGCATAAGGTAGCGCGGATTAACCGGCTAGCAGTCGCCATTGCACGGGAAGCCGCACAGGATGATGCTTATGTGGCTGGGAGCATCGGATCGATTTTGGCTGGTCGGGTGAAGAAAAAGGTTTTGGATGAATACCGTGACCAGTATGAGGAACAGGCAATTGCTCTGTTGCATGCTGGGGTAGACGGACTGATTCTGGAGACGTTCCTGGACTTGGAGGAGCTGCTTCTGGCGATCGAGGTAATCCGCCCGCTCACAGATGTGCCTGTAATCGCGCAGTTAGCCACTTTGGAAGTAGGGCGCACACGTGATGGCTACGCTTTGACAGACGCTTTTTCCGAGCTGAAAGCAGCAGGCGCTGACGTGATTGGACTAAACTGTCGCCTTGGTCCCGCAGAATTGCTACGTTCGTTTGAAAATACAGTAATTCCAGAAGATGCACTTTTATCCGTTTTCCCGAATGCGGGGCGTCTGGGGATGACTGACGGAGAATACGCCTTTAAATCATCACCTGAATATTTTGGACAGAGTGCGCTTCGCTTGCGTGAGCAGGGGGTACGGTTGATTGGCGGATGCTGCGGAACCACGCCTGCCCATGTGAAGGCGATTGCGGATGCACTTGAGTCACTTGAGCCACAAGTGCGTGTGAACCCGACCATCGTAGCTGGAGATCGTCCTTCGATTTCTGTGCAGAACACGAGGGAGAGGGAGAAACCAAGCATTGTCGAGCGCGTAAAAACAGCAACGACGATCATTGTTGAGTTTGATCCGCCGCGTGATCTGGATGCAGACCAGTTTCTCCACGGATGCTGCGAGTTGCACAAAGCAGGAGCGGACGCCATTACGTTGGCGGATAACTCGCTGGCGACAGTGCGGATGAGCAACATGGCTCTCGGGGCACTCATGAAGAGCAGACATGGAATCGACCCGCTCTTGCACATTGCCTGCCGGGACCGCAATCTGATTGGGCAGCAATCGCACTTAATGGGGCTGCACGCTTTGGGGATTGACCAAATATTGGTGATTACTGGTGATCCATCGCGCTTTGGTGACTTGCCAGGTGCCAGCTCGGTATTTGATGTGACCTCGTTTGATTTGATTCGCATGGTGAAGCAGTTGAACGAAGGTGTTTCGTTCTCTGGACGTCCGTTAAAGCAAAAAGCCCAGTTTATCGTGGGCGCAGCCTTTAATCCGAATGTCCGAAATATGGATGCTGCCGTTGCCCGCTTGGAAAAGAAGGTCGAGGCAGGCGCCGACTACATTATGACACAGCCCGTGTACGACGCAGAGTCCATTCGGAATGTGTACGAGGCGACGAAGCATATCGGCATTCCTGTCTTTATCGGGATCATGCCGCTTACCAGCTCGCGCAATGCGGAGTTCCTTCATAATGAAGTGCCGGGAATCAAGCTGTCGACAGAAGCTCTGGAACGGATGAAAAAGGTACAGGGAGAGGCCGCCAGACAGGAAGGAATCGCAATCGCGAAGGAATTGGTCGACACGGCCGTTCGTTACTTCAATGGCATCTATTTGATTACACCTTTCAATTATTACGAGATGGCGGCGGAGCTCATTCAATATACGCGCCAGCAAAGCTCATTGGTGAAGATGGCTCAGACGTAA